The region GCGCGGCACCGGCAAGTCGTCGCTGATCAAGGCCTGCCTGAACCAGTTTTCTGGCCAGGGCCTGCGCCTGATCGAGGTCGACAAGGCGGACCTGGCCGACCTGCCCGACATCGTCGACCTGGTGGCGGCGCGCCCCGAGCGCTTCATCATCTTTTGCGACGACCTGTCGTTCGAAGAAGGCGAGAGCGGCTACAAGGCGCTGAAGGTGGCGCTGGACGGCAGCATCGCCGCGCAGTCGGACAATGTGCTGATCTATGCCACCTCGAACCGGCGCCATCTGATGCCGGAACGCATGTCGGACAACAGCAGCTACAAGACCGACGACGATGGCGACCTGCATCCGGGCGAAACGGTGGAGGAAAAGATTTCCCTGTCCGAACGCTTCGGGTTGTGGCTGTCGTTCTATCCGTTCAAGCAGGATGATTACCTCGATATCGCCGCGCACTGGCTGGCCTCGTTCGGCTGCAGCCCGGAACAGATCGCGCAAGCGCGCGGCGACGCCCTGCGCTGGGCCTTGCAGCGCGGCTCGCGGTCGGGCCGGGTGGCGTGGCAGTTTGCGCGCGATTATGCGGGTAAACTTCCTGCCGGAAAGCTGCC is a window of Janthinobacterium sp. J1-1 DNA encoding:
- a CDS encoding ATP-binding protein produces the protein MTGLEQFLQRAESLLARVEAILPAATPAVDWNSFAFRWRRRQGAASHLQAVAHVSNIALDDLHNIGTQKAQIEQNTRQFVSGRPANNVLLTGARGTGKSSLIKACLNQFSGQGLRLIEVDKADLADLPDIVDLVAARPERFIIFCDDLSFEEGESGYKALKVALDGSIAAQSDNVLIYATSNRRHLMPERMSDNSSYKTDDDGDLHPGETVEEKISLSERFGLWLSFYPFKQDDYLDIAAHWLASFGCSPEQIAQARGDALRWALQRGSRSGRVAWQFARDYAGKLPAGKLPQ